aattttgATACATCAATGCCTTCTCAAAATGGTACAACAACTTTCGTTAGTGTCTGACGATTATACGATTGCATTGTCTGCTTGCAGTAATAATGTATGTGGTTCTACCTATGCCCTTAATTTTTTTGGCTGGCTCGGATACTTCATCTCTCTTCTCTGAATCACAAAGTGGGtaaggtttttttttcccttccgcCCTGTTTCTCTGATGAGATGCTTTTATTCAAGTTTATTTATATGGATTTTTTGGCCTTATTTGGTTTTCATGAACAATGTGGCAACAGCTGGGCAGATGTGACTAAATTCTTAACCGGGGCTTCAGCTGTTGGTAGCATAGCAATACCAATCATCTTAAAGCATGCTGGAGTAATTGGTTGGGGAGCAATGGCAATGGAGCTCTCATCCTTTTTCACATTTGTTCTAGCAATCGTGTGTTTCATTGGAACGAGCGAAGATGATGGTTATAGCATCCTTTGAACGCTACTCtttaaaatttcaacttttccatTGTGCGGAAAACGTAGAGGTTGCCTTTTTCTTGATAGCTGAGCATTGCCTCTCATTTTGTGCTTTGTAAATACAAGAGTGGTTATTTTTTTCAGTGAATGAATACCTGAGTTGCACATTAAACAATCTCACCATTAAGGTCATATACCGCATCAGACACCACACTTGCTGTCAGTGTCAAATGTACAAGGTTGCAGAATTTCTGAAGGAACTATAGCCATAATATCAAAGACACTCCTGAAGGCAGGCAATTTGTAACCATGGAACAGAAGTTGACCAGAATGTTGTATTACAAACACACCAGTGCTCATTGGTAGCCAAGACAAAGCATGGAAAACTTTCAATGTTTTGGTTCCACCAAGAACATTACAAGCAAAAGGATCCATCTATCTTTAACAAATAAGAATTGAACTGTGTCCTCTTTATCCTTATTTCTTTATTCTGTTTCAACCGAGTTTAGCCGAATATTGAGAATACATAACTTCATGAACCATCATGTAACTGCAATGACACTAAGAAGATAGCCCCAGCTACCACTACTTAAGTGCAAGTCTAGACACTGCATTTGGAATATGTACTAGAGGAATGATGATAATTGATAGCTTATACTACTGCACTTACTAGCATGATAACGTTTTAAAGTATCTACAATCAGTTGCGGCAAATTTGAACTATGAACTTCTAGGAGCAAATGCTATTTAATccactttaaccacaaaaagcAAACTGCTGCATTCCCactatcattaaaaaaaaattggactACTTTTTCCGCATTATGGCGGAGAGTACATAATTTTCATCACTTTCAACCATATAGTGAAACCTAGCAATATTGACcttgtatttcttttctgtGACAACAATGGTTCATTCGTCATTATGCAATCCAATAAACACTTGCAATCATAACTTTgccaaagaaagaagaagaagaggaagagagagagagagagaggagggggggggggggagggaaCATGATTGACAAACCAAATAAAATCTGAAAACTTAACGTTGTAATTGTCACGCCCTCTATGCGTTGTTCAATAAATTTTCCAAAGAAACAGGCAACTACACACCCTCtatgcctttttttttaatagctgGCAAACATGTATTGTTTTCATCCATTCTACTTTTCAAATCAGTCCTTGAAAACTTCTACTTGGTGCTTAATATTAACCAAAAGCTTCTAAAGTCTCCCTTCCCTCACAATATAGAATCCAAATCATAGAGTCAAATGTAAAAAATGAATGCAATTGCTTCAATTTTATTTGACAAACAAACCAAGCAAATGTAAAAGCAACTTAAAAAGCATGAAGAGTATAGGCTCAAAGCTTTCAACTTAAAAAGCATGAAGAGTTTAGGCTCAAAGCTTTCTCTGCCCACATATATTTCAACATGACATGATATATGCTCTACATGGTACAGCAATCCATATAAGCTCATCCTTATTGACATAGACATAGTTACATACACAAAACAAGAACACATACACTCCCCATCCTCCATCCTCCTCGCAACCCTGCCAACACAATCGCAGGCACACACACAAAGCAGATCTAAACTACTAGACAGAGGGTCTATAAAAGCACTCATCCCATCCCATCCTTCCTTGAAACActcttaagcaaagaaaagccAAGTTCTTACATTGTAAAACGAGATAAAAGGACTCTAACAAATCTACAGCTTCTCCACTCTGTCAAGTCCAGTTAATAACAGGGAAAGTTTCAAGAACAGGGCATGCTTGGAACCTTATTTGATAAAGAAAGCACAATGTTCGGCTATCTATAGAAGGCCTTCATGCCTGAAATGTATTTTCGTGTACACATATTGGTACATTTTGTACAAACGTCAGTGCAAATGCCCGTCACATTTGGCCTAAAAACCTGAACCCTTTACCGATTAGGGCTTCAAGGGCGCCCTTTTCCATGATAATTCTACAGCAAATTGCAGGAAACAGAAGAAAATGTGCATCTATCATCCAACAACGCAATAACCAATCTATCACAACAAATTTACTTCTTTCCTCTTCCTTCTCgtgttttcaagccaaatttgGACCCAACCGAAAAAATGGGAAAAACAAGTGCAGTAAAGGTCTTTATCATATTCTAATCAAAGTGTCAAACAGAGCTAAATTACAGAGAAACttcaaaaatgaaagaaaaaaaatgatacaagcttttttgtttctttaataTAGATAAAAACCCATATGAACTGAAGAAACTCTACTCAGGATTGGGATTTAATCCTCCTCACCATTTCCTCAAAAGCTAAGCTGAAAattctccctttctttttcgCCAACTATTTTTCCGTCAAAAGACTACGCGAAATTGAGGGGCGTCGGAGCCTTGAGCCGGCAGAATCTCCCAGCGGCGAGGTTCGAGCTCGTCCGAAACAGGGCAGAAGCCGGCGAGGGTGACCTTGTCGGCAGAAGCGGCAACGGAACCGAATTCGAAAACGGTGATATCAGCTGGTGGTGGGCCGGGCCGCCGGACCTCCACTGCTCCGTTCATGCCGGGAACTTCAGAAGCGGATTGGGTTTTAACGGGTTCGGATTTTTGGGTCGCGGGTTTGGAGTTGGTATCGTTTTTGGTTCCCTTGAACCATGAAAAAATACCCATTGGTGGTGAATCAGTAATGTTGCTCACAAAATGAACTAGTTAGAACTTCCAGTGAGAGAAAGGGTGGAGGGGTTCTAGGCAATCCAGTTTTATTTGAGGAAGAAACCAAGAAAGAGGATAGCTTTCGTTGAGGGCAAAATGACGAGAACgccatttaattttttgttactAAAATATTTTAGGACAGAAATAGAAGGATATTTAATCTATATTATGTCATATGAGTATTTAGATTGTTCAATGTGATCTTTCCCTGTATGAAAAAACCAAGGAAAATCTgatgcattttttatttttctctatcTGGTTTGGAAAAATGCATCTAGAAAGCTACATATTTTTGGATTGAGGAATAAACACCATGATTTTATGGCAAGTTATTCATGTAGTATGATGGATGGATTTGCATTTTGGCCTTCAACTCTTTAGTGAGCTGCATCTGTTATATTTATAGGTGGCAAACAAATTCATTTTATTAAATTTATCCATACTCGCTCATGAATAGATGAGTATAAATATCTTAAGTTTTTGCATCTAAGTATAAATGAGTTATCCAATAATATTCATTTAACCCATTTAACCCATCTAAATGGGTATAAAAGCGTATTATTGgggtataaatgggtattattagGTAACTCATCTAATCTAATTAACCAATTTAGAATTGTCTTCCCCCAAACCTCCTCTCTttcccacccatttttttttttcaaaatttttattttatcacgatgttaactactttcgtttcattattattagtattattatttattagtttcatcttatcattttcttttctcttagtttgttaacttgttCAATTTTTAGCATTATCAATTTGTGACAAGTTTTAACTTCTTTTCCTaccttttcaaaatgaaattttaaatttatacacaaaaaaaaatgctagaatatcaaaaattttggattaaatttttatgttaacttttatagtgtttagttcaaatttttatattcttattgttccattattaaatagtatgtaattttgcaacATACAGTAcgcaagggaaaaaaaattagtaattaGGCTCATTGAGCATTATAAGTAAacatttaaaactaatgatgggtgcaaaagatgggataaattgataacttaatttgcaaaaataaatttaaatgaattaccggaaatttaaaataaatggattataaataGATTAATGTTACCCAATTATGTTTTGACTTACCCCATTTATACGCATTTAATTTAGAGGGATAATATGAATTGACTCACTTTACCCATTACCGTATTTTAACCATCCTAAACCCGTCCAAAGCACCTATTTTGACACTCTACACATTAAGTCACCCTTTATTTTGTTAGTAATTTGTTTTCTTATATACGCAGCTAGAAGTGAGGAGCTTTCTCAATGCCCTAATTTTTATGCTTCCTAAAAAATTCGGCAAATCTAGAGAAACTGTTTAGAATTAAATCAAAATTGGATCGACCCTTTTGTGTTAATCTAAAATTGAAGAGTGAAAAAGAAGATTGTCATTCTCAAATTTCGCACAATGCTATATGGCATTGCAATCTTTAGTAGACTTTATGGCAAATGATTCCCTTTACTtagttatcattgagctcatgATCTCCACAAGCGCATTTATTTGGGGTAGTTAAGAATGCTGCATTTGCTGAagttaaaataaagaaaaacataTAAAAAAATACATTAACAAAATGCAGCATATGAACAAGATGATGATGCAATGCACCATACTACACGCAGTGGAGAGATAGAAAACATCAGGAAACTTCTCAGAAAAATAGAAGAGGAAGAAGCCACGGCGGCGGCTGCTGCTGCTAGGAATGAttatgttttcttcttcttcttctcccatAGCTGGCGCTGTCTCCATTCCCCATCATCTGTATAGCTACCAATGACAATTTCAGAAATGTGTGCGATTCTTGTGTAATCTTCACTTTCTTCCTTCTGATTCTCTAACAGCTTCTCTCTCAATTGAGAACTCGTCTCATACAAAGTCAGCCGCTGAAGATTGCTCAAGTGCTGAATACCCAAAGGTAACTCCTCTAGTAATGGAAGTTGTTCCAGAAATAGTGTTTGTAGACGAGGCAATGCACCcttctccactctcatccatctcAACCCTTCCATTCTCTTTAAGTGCATCCACTTCAGATTTAGGAACCCTCCAGTCTTGAAACACAACCCTTCTCCCTGGTAAGATCCACAGAAATTAATATTAACCAAATTCGGCAAATGCTGGAGGGAATCAAGCGGATCCTCCTCACTCCTTAACCTACTCCAGTCCAAATCTATTCTTACCAAGCCGTGAAGATGAGCTACCCATTGTGGCATCTTTTCTAAGCGGCCACGCAAAATTAGCATACGAAGAGATTGAAGAAacgaagaagaaagagaaggatgATGATGATTTAGATCGATTATCTCATGATCATCATCACCTTCTCCAATTGATTCAATGCTTAATTCCCGAAGACTGGTGAGGTTGGCAAGGGAGGAGCAGAGCTCCTTTCCATCTTCTCTTCTTAACTTTGTAATACGTAATTCTCTTAATTGGGTCAGCTTTCCTATCTCCTTAACTATTGTGGATCCACTACTTGCATCTATGCAGTCTAATACTTCTAGGGCAAGAAGTTCTCCCATATTCGAGGGAGCTTTAAATCCGTGAGATCCATAATCATCATCTGAAGAATCAACTTGTTGATATACTTTGAGAACCCGAAGCTTTTGCAGCTTTAGGATTTCCACAGGTAGTTCCCTAACTCGAGTGTCCCCCAAATTCAGATACTCCAAATGTTGAAGCTTTCCAATAGCTCTCGGGACTCTTTTCACTTTTGTACCATATAGGCTCAGATATGTGAGGTGCAACAAGTTGAAAATCTCATTTGGTGTTTCCTCTATCTCTTCACCTCCCAATTCCAAAACCTTTAGCAACTTACTCCTTAAAACTTCAGATAGGAAGGTTTTGGATAGTAATGGGTTGGTGGAACTAACTGTGATGAATGATCGAAGGTgttcaaaggaataaaattgTCTTTCTTGGTGGTATTGGATGTTGCTACTGTTACTACTACTATGGATTGCTAGACGGCGTACCTTCTCCTCAGATGGCCACGTCATTGGTTGTCCAGTAGTAACTGTCACCATGTTTTGTTCCCTTGACTTGATGAGAATAACTTCTCTCAATAGGTCATGAATTCGACACGTGTGGGGCGTTCCTTCATAAAACACATTAGTTGCTTGAATTAGGCTTCTGCTGATGAGTTCTCTGAGATAACCCCAGGCTACATCTTCAATACTCATTCCTTCTCTCCATTCTACAAATCTTTCAGCAATCCATAATAGAATCAGCATCTGGCAGTTTATTGGATAATCCTCCGGATAAATGGTTAAATACAACAGACAGGGTTTGAGGTGCGAAGGCAGATCATTGTAACTCAGAGAAAGTATCCTTTTAACTCTCTCTAGCTTACCGGTGAATTCACCCCCAAGACTCTGTTGAATCTTCTCCCATTCATCTATTCTGCTCGCGTCCTTCGAAGCTAAGAGCCCACCAATCGCAACAATCGCCAAAG
This DNA window, taken from Coffea eugenioides isolate CCC68of unplaced genomic scaffold, Ceug_1.0 ScVebR1_68;HRSCAF=342, whole genome shotgun sequence, encodes the following:
- the LOC113758746 gene encoding vacuolar protein sorting-associated protein 55 homolog, whose translation is MADVPGYVRACLQTGKLAMLAILVSGGIVLQILACALYNNWWPMLTVIMYVVLPMPLIFLAGSDTSSLFSESQSGWADVTKFLTGASAVGSIAIPIILKHAGVIGWGAMAMELSSFFTFVLAIVCFIGTSEDDGYSIL
- the LOC113758765 gene encoding uncharacterized protein LOC113758765, whose product is MGIFSWFKGTKNDTNSKPATQKSEPVKTQSASEVPGMNGAVEVRRPGPPPADITVFEFGSVAASADKVTLAGFCPVSDELEPRRWEILPAQGSDAPQFRVVF
- the LOC113758753 gene encoding disease resistance protein RPM1-like — translated: MAETVVSFVSNRLATLLQEEGSLLGGLRQEVQLIKDELGHMKAFLKVAEAKEDDDPRLQEWIKQVREVAYDIEDVLDEFVLRFAGYRHHGFCGSLQRILKAIKSLPARHQVASEIQSIKSRIKNISEGCRRYQVEFGIDHRVTGSSTMNDSWRYSRDDALLVEEAKLVGIDQPKQHLISKLLEADDHQLKVISVVGMAGLGKTTLVKKVHEDPDVRKNFPVRAWVTVSQTCDFPKLLRDLIWQLHKELNKSVPQFIESISTAELKEFAKDFLQQAGRYAIVFDDVWDVEFWNEIKFALPEGNYGNRVMLTTRNADVASASCTESQDYVHRMEPLSNEDSWTLFCNKIFKGNRCPAHLMDVAKALLDKCDGLPLAIVAIGGLLASKDASRIDEWEKIQQSLGGEFTGKLERVKRILSLSYNDLPSHLKPCLLYLTIYPEDYPINCQMLILLWIAERFVEWREGMSIEDVAWGYLRELISRSLIQATNVFYEGTPHTCRIHDLLREVILIKSREQNMVTVTTGQPMTWPSEEKVRRLAIHSSSNSSNIQYHQERQFYSFEHLRSFITVSSTNPLLSKTFLSEVLRSKLLKVLELGGEEIEETPNEIFNLLHLTYLSLYGTKVKRVPRAIGKLQHLEYLNLGDTRVRELPVEILKLQKLRVLKVYQQVDSSDDDYGSHGFKAPSNMGELLALEVLDCIDASSGSTIVKEIGKLTQLRELRITKLRREDGKELCSSLANLTSLRELSIESIGEGDDDHEIIDLNHHHPSLSSSFLQSLRMLILRGRLEKMPQWVAHLHGLVRIDLDWSRLRSEEDPLDSLQHLPNLVNINFCGSYQGEGLCFKTGGFLNLKWMHLKRMEGLRWMRVEKGALPRLQTLFLEQLPLLEELPLGIQHLSNLQRLTLYETSSQLREKLLENQKEESEDYTRIAHISEIVIGSYTDDGEWRQRQLWEKKKKKT